A DNA window from Methanosphaera sp. WGK6 contains the following coding sequences:
- the porD gene encoding pyruvate synthase subunit PorD has translation MESIGAAVKEPGSTRKNKTGSWRTFKPVADKDKCINCGICYLFCPDGCINLEYDPDYDYCKGCGICAEECPVKAIEMERE, from the coding sequence ATGGAATCAATAGGAGCAGCTGTAAAAGAACCTGGAAGTACTAGAAAAAATAAAACTGGAAGTTGGAGGACATTCAAACCAGTTGCAGATAAAGATAAATGTATAAATTGTGGTATCTGTTATTTATTCTGTCCAGATGGATGTATTAATTTAGAATATGATCCTGACTATGACTACTGTAAAGGTTGTGGAATATGTGCAGAAGAATGTCCAGTAAAAGCAATTGAAATGGAGAGGGAATAA
- the porA gene encoding pyruvate synthase subunit PorA — translation MVVKVISSAEAISEAVKRARPSVIPVYPITPQTVISERLADYVADGDLDANYIRVESEHSAMSAAIGAAGAGVRVFTATSSQGLAYMHEPVFAAAGMRLPIVMADANRALSSPINIWNDQQDSISERDGGWIQLYAETGQEAFDTILQAYKIAENPEVSLPTMVCVDGFILTHTVDPVDLIPQEEVDEFLPKFKRTHFYLDPEDPMSLGTLADPEYYYELRHDLEKALEKSKSVIEEVGKEFGDKFGRYYGLIEEYKSEDADLILLAMGSICGTIKDVIDEQREQGKKVGLVRVRSFRPFPKEAIEAAVKDAKLAVIDKNVSFSAGGALYLEVAAALDNETHGFIIGLGGRDITPAEIEEIIEKTENPSGKVEWIGLKE, via the coding sequence ATGGTTGTAAAAGTTATATCATCTGCAGAAGCAATATCAGAAGCAGTAAAACGTGCAAGACCAAGTGTTATACCAGTATATCCAATTACACCACAAACAGTAATTTCTGAAAGATTAGCAGATTATGTTGCTGATGGTGACTTAGATGCAAATTATATAAGAGTAGAATCTGAACACAGTGCAATGAGTGCAGCAATCGGTGCAGCAGGTGCAGGTGTAAGAGTATTCACTGCAACATCAAGTCAAGGTTTAGCATACATGCATGAACCAGTATTTGCAGCAGCAGGTATGAGATTACCAATAGTAATGGCAGATGCAAACCGTGCATTATCTTCACCAATCAATATATGGAACGACCAACAAGATTCCATATCCGAAAGAGATGGTGGATGGATACAACTTTATGCAGAAACAGGTCAAGAAGCTTTTGATACAATATTACAAGCATACAAAATAGCTGAAAATCCCGAAGTATCACTACCAACAATGGTATGTGTAGATGGATTTATCTTAACACACACAGTAGATCCAGTAGATTTAATTCCACAAGAAGAAGTTGATGAATTCTTACCTAAATTTAAAAGAACACACTTCTATTTAGACCCTGAAGACCCAATGTCTCTTGGTACATTAGCAGACCCTGAATACTACTATGAATTAAGACATGACTTAGAAAAAGCATTAGAAAAATCAAAATCTGTAATTGAAGAAGTAGGTAAAGAATTTGGGGATAAATTTGGTCGTTACTATGGTTTAATAGAAGAATACAAATCTGAAGATGCAGATTTAATCTTACTAGCTATGGGTTCAATTTGTGGAACAATTAAAGATGTAATTGACGAACAAAGAGAACAAGGTAAAAAAGTAGGATTAGTAAGAGTAAGATCATTTAGACCATTCCCTAAAGAAGCTATAGAAGCTGCAGTTAAAGATGCAAAACTCGCTGTAATTGATAAAAATGTATCATTTAGTGCTGGTGGAGCATTATACTTAGAAGTAGCTGCTGCATTAGATAATGAAACACATGGATTTATCATTGGTTTAGGTGGACGTGACATAACTCCAGCTGAAATTGAAGAAATAATTGAAAAAACTGAAAATCCTTCTGGTAAAGTAGAATGGATAGGATTAAAGGAGTAG
- the porB gene encoding pyruvate synthase subunit PorB, producing MDGIDEKEYLAPGHRACSGCGATIAVRLALKALGANTVAVSATGCLEVVTSPYPETAWEIPWIHVAFENAAAVASGVEEALKAQGKEDTNIVVFGGDGGTTDIGLQSLSGAMERQQNIIYICYDNEAYMNTGIQRSSSTPFGASTTTSPAGKVSYGEDKPKKNMAMIMAAHGIPYVATASIAHPQDLMAKVKKASEIKGPAYIHVLQPCATGWGYAPEKTIKLGKLAVDTHSWILYEIEDGKLNITVKPSEKKPVIEYLKVQKRFRHLDEKHVNAIQEFVDQQSKELGLLE from the coding sequence ATGGATGGCATTGATGAAAAAGAATACTTAGCACCAGGACACAGAGCATGTTCTGGATGTGGAGCTACAATAGCTGTAAGATTAGCTTTAAAAGCATTAGGAGCAAATACTGTAGCAGTATCTGCAACTGGATGTCTTGAAGTAGTAACCTCACCTTATCCAGAAACTGCTTGGGAAATACCATGGATACATGTAGCATTTGAAAATGCTGCAGCAGTAGCAAGTGGAGTAGAAGAAGCACTTAAAGCACAAGGAAAAGAAGATACTAATATTGTTGTATTTGGTGGAGATGGTGGTACAACTGATATAGGTTTACAATCATTATCTGGAGCAATGGAAAGACAACAAAACATAATTTATATATGTTATGATAATGAAGCATACATGAATACTGGTATTCAAAGAAGTAGTTCAACACCATTTGGTGCATCAACAACAACTTCTCCTGCAGGTAAAGTAAGTTATGGTGAAGATAAACCTAAGAAAAACATGGCAATGATTATGGCTGCACATGGAATTCCATATGTAGCAACAGCAAGTATTGCTCATCCACAAGATTTAATGGCTAAAGTTAAAAAAGCTTCAGAAATCAAAGGTCCTGCTTATATTCACGTGTTACAACCATGTGCAACTGGATGGGGTTATGCACCTGAAAAAACAATTAAATTAGGTAAATTAGCAGTAGATACACATTCTTGGATACTTTATGAAATAGAGGATGGTAAATTAAATATTACTGTAAAACCATCTGAGAAAAAACCAGTTATTGAATACTTAAAAGTTCAAAAACGTTTCAGACACTTAGATGAAAAACACGTAAATGCAATTCAAGAATTTGTAGATCAACAAAGTAAAGAATTAGGTTTACTTGAATAA
- a CDS encoding pyruvate ferredoxin oxidoreductase subunit gamma — MIEIRFHGRGGQGAVTAAEILAKAVFEEGKYTQAFPSFGVERRGAPVTAFARISDKPIRRRYQIYEPKYVVVLDETLANVVNLSSGLQKDGSVLINSERESLSFTEEKNVETHAVDATGVALDIIGRNIVNTIMLGYLSAKTGVVSIDSLVNTINDTFKGKVAKSNVEATEYIYNKYINE, encoded by the coding sequence ATGATTGAAATAAGATTTCATGGACGTGGGGGTCAAGGAGCTGTAACTGCAGCTGAAATTTTGGCTAAAGCAGTATTTGAAGAAGGTAAATACACACAAGCTTTCCCCTCATTTGGTGTAGAAAGAAGAGGAGCACCAGTAACTGCATTCGCAAGAATCAGTGATAAACCAATTAGAAGAAGATATCAGATATACGAACCAAAATATGTGGTAGTATTAGATGAAACATTAGCTAATGTGGTTAATTTATCATCAGGATTACAAAAAGATGGTTCAGTTTTAATAAACTCTGAAAGAGAAAGTTTATCTTTCACAGAAGAAAAAAATGTAGAAACTCATGCAGTTGATGCAACAGGAGTAGCATTAGATATTATTGGAAGAAACATTGTAAACACAATAATGTTAGGTTACTTATCTGCAAAAACAGGTGTAGTATCTATAGATTCCTTAGTAAATACAATTAATGATACATTCAAAGGAAAAGTAGCAAAATCAAATGTTGAAGCTACAGAATACATCTATAATAAATATATAAATGAGTAA